The following are encoded together in the Kwoniella europaea PYCC6329 chromosome 1, complete sequence genome:
- a CDS encoding riboflavin synthase, alpha subunit produces MFTGLIEHMSTISAINDPSSSNSTEGFTFTISDSAPILGDCHIGDSICVNGACLTVTAFDESSFKVNLAPETLNRTNLGELKIGDKVNCERAMSAHTRLGGHMLQGHVDSTATIISKIQDGDSIRYQFALPPNSTLLPYIIEKGYIAIDGASLTITNVDEKEGSFGIMLISHSQEKLTLTGKKEGDKVNIEVDVVGKYILGSTSKIEGLVERLVEKKMKEKGLI; encoded by the exons ATGTTCACCGGTTTA ATCGAGCACATGTCAACGATCTCAGCGATCAatgacccatcttcttccaactccaCCGAGGGATTCACATTTACAATCAGTGACTCTGCGCCGATCTTAGGAGACTGTCACATAGGCGACTCGATATGCGTCAACGGAGCTTGCCTTACCGTAACGGCATTCGATGAATCGTCATTCAAAGTCAACTTGGCTCCTGAAACACTCAATCGCACAAATCTTGGTGAATTGAAAATAGGTGACAAGGTGAATTGTGAAAGGGCTATGAGTGCACATACTAGACTGGGTGGTCACATGTTACAAGGACATGTAGATTCTACAGCTACGATCATATCTAAAATTCAAGATGGCGATTCAATCCGATATCAATTCGCCTTACCACCCAATTCGACATTGTTGCCGTATATAATCGAGAAAGGTTATATAGCGATCGATGGAGCTTCGTTGACCATAACCAACGTAGATGAAAAAGAGGGTAGTTTCGGTATAATGTTGATCTCGCATTCACAGGAGAAATTGACGTTAACGGGTAAAAAGGAAGGAGATAAAGTGAATATAGAAGTGGATGTAGTAGGTAAATACATATTGGGAAGTACGAGTAAGATTGAAGGATTGGTGGAGAGgttggtggagaagaaaatgaaagagaagggtctgatatga
- a CDS encoding phenylalanine-tRNA ligase, beta subunit translates to MPTITVDKAELYRRLEREYTTHEFDELCFDFGIELDEDTTKDVEEARAKGLPTPPPQLKIEIPANRYDLLCLEGLARSLRIFLQKEQPPTYTLSVPDKLQEVYVEASTSPLRPYFASAILRLSRPMNQLEYESFIDLQDKLHQNLCRQRKFVAIGTHDLDTVEGPFRYMCKDPKKIKFAPLNKDQEYTAEELMGVYETDRHLSRYLNIIRNAPAYPIIYDSKDRVLSMPPIINSQHSKIIAGKTKNIFIDTTATDKTKLDIVINMISTMFAEYTEIPFTIEPVKIIMPDGSSHLSPPLAPRPTTASSSYINAATGLTHTREEICTLLTRMSLIATPSTSDADALDVQVPPTRPDILHECDIMEDAAIAYGFNNLPQSMPTTNTVAKAFPVNRLGDLIRKECAMAGWIEALPLILCSHDENFAWLNRPDPGHYAIHLANPKSLEYQVVRTSLLPGMLKTVRENKALALPMKIFECSDVAIQDPKSERQSKNYRRLCAVYMDKKSGFEVTHGLLDRVMQVLGVPFLEKRESSGKYGYYIASSEDPTYLPGRAASVYYRPKPNVQPTEPTPSGPSSEGPLSTIASTLKSALPSSAEEGKPWSRDIIIGSLGILHPTVLNNFELPRPCSSLEIDVEPLL, encoded by the exons ATG CCCACTATCACAGTAGACAAAGCTGAACTTTACaggaggttggaaagggAATATACCACCCATGAGTTCGACGAGCTGTGTTTCGACTTTGGTattgagcttgatgaagat ACAACCaaagatgtagaagaggCTCGAGCAAAGGGATTACCCaccccaccacctcaactGAAAATTGAGATCCCAGCAAACCGATACGACCTGCTCTGTTTAGAAGGATTAGCCAGATCTTTGAGGATCTTCCTGCAGAAGGAACAGCCTCCGACGTATACTTTGTCAGTGCCAGATAAGTTGCAGGAGGTTTACGTTGAAGCTTCG ACTTCACCTCTCCGACCATACTTCGCCTCGGCCATCCTCCGACTATCCCGACCAATGAACCAGTTAGAGTACGAGAGCTTCATCGACCTGCAAGACAAGTTACACCAGAATCTATGTAGACAACGTAAATTTGTGGCTATCGGTACACACGATTTGGATACCGTCGAGGGACCGTTCAGGTACATGTGTAAAGAtccaaagaagatcaagttcGCGCCATTGAACAAGGATCAGGAGTATACGGCTGAGGAGTTGATGGGTGTTTATGAG ACCGACCGACACCTTAGTAGAtacctcaacatcatcagaAATGCTCCTGCCTACCCTATCATCTATGATAGTAAAGATAGAGTTCTGTCTATGcctcccatcatcaactcgCAAC ACTCCAAAATCATCGCTGGTAAAACGAAAAACATCTTCATTGATACAACCGCCACCGACAAGACCAAACT TGACATCGTCATAAACATGATCTCAACCATGTTCGCCGAGTACACCGAAATTCCCTTCAC TATCGAACCCGTCAAAATCATTATGCCTGATGGATCATCCCAcctctcacctcctcttgCTCCTCGACCCACTACGGCTTCTTCATCCTATATCAACGCTGCTACCGGTCTCACCCATACTCGAGAAGAGATCTGCACTCTTCTTACCAGAATGTCATTGATCGCTACACCTTCCACTTCCGATGCTGATGCCCTCGACGTTCAAGTACCGCCTACCCGTCCTGATATCCTCCACGAGTGTGACATTATGGAAGATGCAGCTATTGCCTACGGATTCAACAATCTCCCGCAATCTATGCCTACTACCAATACCGTTGCGAAGGCCTTCCCTGTGAACAGGCTGGGTGATCTGATAAGGAAAGAATGTGCTATGGCTGGATGGATCGAGGCATTACCTCTGATCTTG TGCTCTCACGATGAGAACTTCGCATGGCTCAACCGACCTGATCCAGGACATTACGCAATCCACCTTGCCAACCCCAAATCTTTAGAATACCAAGTAGTCCGAACCTCCTTATTACCCGGTATGTTGAAGACGGTACGGGAGAACAAGGCTTTAGCGTTGCCCATGAAGATCTTTGAATGTTCCGATGTGGCTATCCAAGATCCCAAATCGGAGAGACAATCTAAGAATTACAGGAGATTGTGTGCGGTTTACATGGATAAGAAATCTGGATTTGAAGTTACCCATGGATTGTTAGATAGGGTTATGCAAGTGCTTGGTGTGCCGTTcttggagaagagggaaagtaGTGGAAAGTATGGATACTATATTGCTTCTTCAGAGG ACCCTACTTACTTGCCTGGTCGAGCCGCATCAGTATATTACCGACCCAAACCCAATGTCCAACCTACCGAACCTACTCCCTCAGGTCCATCATCCGAAGGACCATTATCCACCATTGCCTCAACTCTCAAATCGGCTTTACCCTCTTCCGCCGAAGAAGGTAAACCATGGTCAAGggatatcatcattggtTCACTTGGAATTTTACATCCTACAGTGCTTAATAACTTTGAATTGCCTAGACCTTGTTCATCGCTTGAGATTGACGTGGAACCTTTGTTATAG